In Marinobacter sp. LQ44, the following are encoded in one genomic region:
- the motA gene encoding flagellar motor stator protein MotA: MLLIIGAVIVVASVLGGYVLHGGHLMVLWQPTEILIIGGAAVGSFIIANPMHTVKEVGQGFMRLLTGSPFNKSYYMDLLSLLYEVFDKSRKQGVMAIEEDIDNPENSQIFTRYPAIMKSRDLLDFITDYLRIISSGNMAPHELEGMMENEIDSRQHELEEPAHAVNKVADALPGLGIVAAVLGIVITMNYLTEGPEKIGLSVAAALVGTFLGIWLGYGFVGPMSISMEHSAKYELKAYECVKSAIVATVSGQAPQMAIEFGRKSLPTDKRPGFQELNDHVRSK; the protein is encoded by the coding sequence ATGCTGCTGATTATTGGTGCGGTGATAGTTGTTGCGAGTGTGCTGGGCGGATACGTGCTGCACGGTGGTCATTTGATGGTGCTGTGGCAGCCGACCGAGATCTTGATCATCGGCGGCGCGGCGGTTGGGTCATTCATCATTGCCAACCCCATGCACACGGTGAAAGAGGTAGGGCAGGGTTTCATGCGGTTGCTGACCGGCTCGCCGTTCAACAAATCCTACTATATGGATTTGCTCAGCCTGCTGTATGAAGTGTTCGACAAATCTCGCAAGCAGGGGGTCATGGCCATTGAAGAGGACATCGACAACCCTGAAAACAGCCAGATCTTCACCCGTTACCCGGCCATCATGAAATCCCGCGATCTTCTGGATTTCATCACCGACTACCTTCGCATTATCAGTTCCGGCAACATGGCGCCCCATGAGCTGGAAGGCATGATGGAAAACGAGATCGACAGCCGTCAGCATGAGCTGGAAGAGCCCGCTCACGCGGTCAACAAGGTCGCCGACGCCTTGCCGGGCCTTGGTATCGTGGCGGCGGTACTGGGTATTGTCATCACCATGAACTATCTCACCGAGGGGCCAGAGAAAATCGGCCTGAGTGTGGCAGCGGCCCTGGTAGGTACGTTCTTGGGTATCTGGCTGGGTTATGGTTTTGTTGGGCCCATGTCGATTTCCATGGAACACTCAGCCAAGTACGAGCTGAAGGCTTATGAATGCGTGAAATCGGCCATCGTTGCCACGGTGTCCGGTCAGGCGCCCCAGATGGCCATTGAATTCGGCCGCAAGTCGTTACCCACGGATAAACGACCTGGTTTCCAGGAACTCAACGACCACGTTCGTTCGAAGTGA